Proteins co-encoded in one Spirosoma endbachense genomic window:
- a CDS encoding OsmC family protein, giving the protein MLDSQPVDTVQEFNTMQVELVRVDDAFHFEAIGKSGVAQHIDGAVDIGGHNAGARPMEMLLMGLAGCTAIDVILILQKQKQQIDDFRLKVDGLREKGAVPAPFKKIHITYLLKGQLNADKVKRAIDLSMDKYCSATAQFRPSTDITYSFEIA; this is encoded by the coding sequence ATGCTTGATTCACAACCAGTTGACACGGTTCAGGAATTTAATACAATGCAGGTTGAACTCGTGCGTGTGGATGACGCCTTTCATTTCGAAGCCATTGGAAAATCGGGAGTGGCGCAGCACATTGACGGAGCAGTTGATATTGGCGGCCATAATGCAGGGGCCAGACCAATGGAAATGCTATTGATGGGCCTGGCTGGCTGCACGGCCATTGACGTGATTCTGATTCTCCAGAAACAGAAACAACAAATTGACGATTTCCGATTGAAGGTCGACGGGTTACGCGAAAAAGGAGCTGTTCCCGCTCCTTTCAAAAAAATTCATATCACTTATCTACTAAAAGGTCAGCTTAATGCCGATAAGGTTAAACGGGCAATTGATCTGTCGATGGACAAGTACTGCTCGGCTACGGCACAGTTCCGCCCTTCAACTGACATTACCTACTCATTTGAAATAGCGTAG
- a CDS encoding YceI family protein gives MSNTTWTVDNLHSEVQFKVKHLVISTVTGTFKSFSGQAITNGDQFEDAQIQFDVDVNSVDTGQPGRDEHLRNADFFEAETYPKFSFVSTSFKKVKGDLYKLVGDLTIKGITKEVALDAEYGGTEKDSWNNIKVGFEVTGTIDRKAFNVTFNALTESGGLALGENIKLLANIQLGRPAA, from the coding sequence ATGTCAAATACAACATGGACTGTAGATAACCTACATTCAGAAGTACAATTCAAAGTCAAACATCTTGTCATCTCAACGGTCACGGGTACATTTAAATCATTTAGTGGTCAGGCCATTACGAATGGAGATCAGTTTGAGGATGCGCAGATACAATTCGACGTTGATGTAAACAGTGTAGATACTGGCCAGCCCGGTCGTGATGAGCACCTTAGAAATGCAGACTTTTTCGAAGCGGAAACGTATCCTAAATTCTCCTTCGTCTCTACTTCATTTAAAAAGGTCAAAGGTGATCTGTACAAACTTGTTGGCGACCTCACGATCAAAGGCATTACAAAAGAAGTAGCGCTCGACGCCGAATATGGTGGTACGGAAAAGGATTCATGGAACAACATCAAAGTAGGTTTTGAGGTAACTGGTACAATTGATCGCAAAGCGTTTAATGTTACCTTCAACGCCCTGACCGAAAGTGGAGGGCTTGCCTTAGGCGAGAACATTAAACTCCTGGCAAACATCCAATTAGGAAGACCAGCTGCCTAG